One window of Nymphaea colorata isolate Beijing-Zhang1983 chromosome 11, ASM883128v2, whole genome shotgun sequence genomic DNA carries:
- the LOC116264796 gene encoding probable CCR4-associated factor 1 homolog 7: MGSNVLIRQVWKHNYEEEMKAIRSFLRWFPIVSFTTRLLLCRDRVPASTDWGDIDANYATLRQMADNYKNNMVQVGLAFSSKRKEMPRCPETWQPCVWEFNLMPVDNGGNGRDLSKEEEQFLQEYCTDGISGKKLRSEGIHPRLFAADLSGLCTLLTSHKIDICWVVFKGGLDFVALLSQKVQSLPAEREAFLRMVASYFPTLYDLAALLGLKGKGSDGTVEGLARSVLMKRDGRHPHGAASDSLLALRLFMKTKAPRVGWAEKKPRVLFGITSEQEAANALLMP; this comes from the coding sequence ATGGGATCCAACGTCCTCATCCGACAAGTTTGGAAGCACAACTACGAGGAGGAGATGAAGGCCATCAGGAGCTTCCTCCGCTGGTTCCCAATCGTCTCCTTCACTACCCGCCTTCTTCTCTGCCGCGACAGAGTCCCTGCCTCCACCGACTGGGGCGACATCGATGCTAACTATGCCACTCTCCGCCAAATGGCTGACAATTACAAGAACAATATGGTGCAGGTCGGCCTTGCCTTCTCCAGCAAGCGAAAGGAGATGCCTAGATGCCCAGAAACCTGGCAGCCTTGTGTGTGGGAGTTCAACCTCATGCCGGTGGATAACGGCGGCAACGGCCGGGATCTATCGAAGGAGGAGGAGCAGTTCTTGCAGGAGTACTGCACCGATGGCATCAGCGGCAAGAAGCTGAGGAGTGAAGGGATCCATCCGCGATTATTCGCCGCCGACCTGTCGGGTCTGTGCACTTTGCTTACGTCGCACAAAATTGACATCTGCTGGGTGGTGTTCAAAGGCGGGCTCGACTTCGTTGCCCTGCTGAGCCAGAAAGTTCAGAGCCTGCCCGCCGAGCGGGAGGCATTCTTGAGGATGGTGGCTTCCTACTTTCCCACCTTGTACGACTTGGCTGCGTTGCTGGGTCTAAAGGGCAAAGGCAGCGACGGGACAGTGGAAGGGCTGGCGAGGTCAGTACTCATGAAGAGGGATGGGAGGCATCCCCATGGAGCAGCATCTGACAGCCTCTTGGCATTGCGCTTGTTCATGAAGACGAAGGCCCCGCGCGTAGGCTGGGCTGAGAAGAAACCGAGGGTGCTCTTTGGCATCACCTCCGAACAAGAAGCAGCTAACGCTTTGCTTATGCCCTAG